One segment of Solea senegalensis isolate Sse05_10M unplaced genomic scaffold, IFAPA_SoseM_1 scf7180000014424, whole genome shotgun sequence DNA contains the following:
- the LOC122761207 gene encoding neuronal acetylcholine receptor subunit alpha-7-like, translated as MWLSVALLLSGFSALIHVSVQGPHQRTLLKNLLKDYNRMERPVGNDSHSLTVYFSLSLIQIMDVDEKNQVLTTNIWLQMNWFDHYLQWNESEHPGVKNLRFTTDQVWTPDILLYNSADDDFDSTFKTNVLVNSSGYAKYLPP; from the exons ATGTGGCTCTCGGTGGCTCTGCTCCTCTCTGGATTCTCAGCTTTGATCCACG TGTCAGTGCAGGGTCCTCACCAGAGGACGTTGCTGAAGAATCTGCTGAAAGACTACAACCGGATGGAGCGGCCGGTGGGAAACGACTCCCACTCTCTCACTGTTTACTTCTCCCTCAGTTTGATACAGATCATGGACGTG GACGAGAAGAACCAAGTCTTGACCACAAATATATGGCTACAGATG AATTGGTTCGACCACTACCTCCAGTGGAACGAGAGTGAACATCCCGGGGTTAAAAACCTCCGCTTCACCACAGATCAGGTGTGGACGCCGGACATCCTGCTCTACAACAG TGCAGATGATGACTTTGACTCCACCTTTAAGACCAACGTTCTGGTGAACTCCAGTGGTTATGCTAAATATCTGCCTCCAG
- the LOC122761208 gene encoding small conductance calcium-activated potassium channel protein 3-like produces the protein MEHSASMNLTVVDGDEVEDQRPLLPTRIVPLPQVCSPQCGIHHTVQTSADHTVWLDRSQAVTTTLLYNGHLYVAPSPRSKKRADKAKGKEKKCEKRSGGIRANPGHKEQNHQCRGKNATIHRLQERVTSFTDIPMSPCDSPCKSPSRSHVDTKDVESRRGCKTDKASLEMHGRLPEIVITSKDDDRQHQNEYHQDPRKSKGLLPGAECPSPSPSPSPHSSPKHKAEDKDDHYWKTHGIGWRLVRRRTLFLRRQRLSDCTLAVGMFGVVLMVMETELSWSVYSKSSVYSLALKSVISLSTLVLLGLIIAYHCCEVQLYVNDLGAEDWRIAMTTDRLALMALELLVAAIHPYPVGLLAYFQQSSAARLSSSETELEIALTLPMLLRLYLLGRVMMLHSRLFTDTASRSIGALNKVRGHVVSESSQL, from the exons ATGGAACACTCTGCCTCTATGAACTTGACTGTGGTGGATGGAGATGAGGTGGAGGACCAGCGACCTCTCCTCCCAACAAGGATAGTTCCCCTACCCCAGGTGTGCTCTCCACAGTGTGGGATACACCACACAGTCCAAACATCGGCCGACCACACCGTGTGGCTGGACCGCAGCCAAGCCGTGACCACCACGCTTTTATACAACGGCCATCTTTATGTCGCGCCTTCTCCTCGCTCTAAAAAGAGGGCAGACAAAGCGAAAGGcaaggagaagaagtgtgagAAGAGGTCAGGGGGCATCAGAGCAAACCCGGGACACAAGGAGCAAAATCACCAGTGCAGAGGCAAAAATGCAACAATCCACAGACTCCAGGAGAGAGTCACCTCTTTCACTGACATCCCCATGTCTCCCTGTGACTCACCGTGTAAGAGCCCGAGCAGGTCACATGTAGACACCAAGGATGTTGAGAGCAGACGAGGCTGCAAGACAGACAAGGCCTCTCTGGAGATGCACGGCCGTCTCCCAGAGATCGTCATCACCAGCAAAGATGACGACCGGCAGCATCAGAACGAGTATCACCAGGACCCGAGGAAGAGCAAAGGCCTGCTGCCAGGAGCCGAGTGTCCCAGTCCAAGCCCCAGTCCCAGTCCTCATAGCAGTCCAAAGCACAAGGCAGAGGACAAGGACGACCACTACTGGAAGACCCACGGTATCGGCTGGCGGCTGGTCCGCAGGAGGACTCTGTTTCTGAGGAGGCAGCGGCTGAGCGACTGCACTCTGGCTGTGGGGATGTTCGGCGTGGTGCTGATGGTGATGGAGACAGAACTGTCCTGGAGCGTCTACAGCAAG AGCTCCGTCTACTCCCTCGCACTCAAGTCCGTCATCAGTTTGTCGACGCTCGTCCTGCTCGGCCTCATCATAGCCTATCACTGCTGTGAAGTGCAG CTTTATGTCAATGACCTTGGTGCAGAGGATTGGCGGATCGCCATGACAACAGACCGCTTGGCTCTGATGGCCCTGGAGCTGCTAGTCGCGGCCATTCACCCGTACCCCGTGGGTCTGCTGGCGTACTTTCAGCAGAGCTCGGCGGCTCGCTTGTCGTCGTCAGAGACAGAGCTGGAGATCGCGCTGACTCTGCCCATGTTGCTCAGACTCTACCTGCTGGGACGAGTCATGATGCTGCACAGCCGCCTCTTCACTGACACGGCATCCCGCAGCATCGGGGCCCTCAACAAGGTCAGGGGTCACGTGGTCTCAGAAAGCAGCCAGCTATGA